TTGGGAGGATGAGTCTATTGCTTTTGATGTTTTAGCAAATGACTACTTTGCTGGACATAATGCAAGCATTATTGAATTCTcaaaagtaagaaaaaaaattattgtagtTTTCTATAATATCTTATCTTTTCTTGTAAATAGTAGGATCACTTTATCCTTATTTTCCTAATGTTATTCCACCTGCATTTGTGGATCCTTTTATGCGATTTGCAATGGTACTATTATTAATATCTATCACAATATTACAACTGCCTATAATTCTTAGCTGATATGACATTTCTCAATTTGCCTTTAAAGTTATGCTTATATTACTGATTTATTCCTTGGAAGAGCTTTTTGGAAAATTGACTTGCTGTTTTACATTGTAATTTTTCAGCCAAATTGTGGTTCACTTTTACAGGATGGACAGTTCTTTAGATACACCCCCTATCAAAATTATTATGGGAATGACTCTTTTATGTATACAATATCAGATGTAAATGGCAATCTTGCTTTTGCTACTGTAAGCATTTATGTTCTCAATATCCCTCCCCAGTTTATTTCATTTCCAAGTCAGCTGCAAGCAACTGAGGACATGATAAGCCCTAGATATGGGTATCATAATTTATCACTAAACTTTATTAATATGCTCAGCATTTTGAAGTTTCAAAATGGCTGATGTATTACTAAGTGTATGCTCTTCTAATGTTATGATTCTTGCACTTGCAGTGGTTTCTCAGGGTTTGAGATTAGGTCTTCTGATCCAATGGAGAACATTTCTGTCACTCTTAGAGCAGACTTTGGGACTCTGTTTTTATCGCCCCTGCTGATGCAATTTTGGGATCCATTTTGGGGGAAATTTTTAGTTAAGAGAGAAGATGATGAAGCAAAGAGTTTGACCTTAGAGGGATGTGTAGATGTGATGAATCTAGCACTTCAGTCAATTCAATATCTCGGGTACTATCTACTTATCCTATTGTTTACATTCATGAAGTCACTGGACCAGTAGTTCAATGACTGCCTGTCTGATAATGCTGTATCAGGGAGTGAAACACCTCCCCTATCACTGAATGGGAGGACAAAGCAGTTAAATATTAGTTAATACTAGTAGCAAGATTTGGGATTTTTGAACCTAACACCCAGTTCACGTTAAGTAAGAACAAGAAAAGAGAAGCAATGATAAACACATTTTGTGGCTTCATTTCCTTTGCAGGACATAGATATGCACCAATgatctgtgatgttttcatggcATAAGTCTCTCTCAACTTAATATTTTCTTGATCTGGTCTTTATCATGTGTGATTAACGTTCTTTCCCACCATATTCAGAAATGTGAATTTCAGCGGCAATGATACTGTTCGTTTTTCTGCCAACAACAAGAATGGGATAAATGAGATTGCAGTTCCAGCTTTCGTACAATCTATCAATGATCCTCCATTTATTAATGTCCccaaatttatcatattaaagGGAAAGGAGGATAAGTCGCTGATCTTTGACAAAGCTAGGGACAAGTTTGAGTTCTGTGTTGGAGATCCAGATCTTCTTAATTTCCCTGGTATGTATATGGATGTTTTCTTTAACATTGGAATTGGTTGGacgttaaaattttatattaaattaaatcttatTGTACTTCTTTGAAATGTAGAGTTACCCATTTGAAGTTTAAGTAGCTTACACCATAAATGATAAATTTCAAATTGAGTGAATTCCATTCGTATCTGAATCTGTGTTTCTATTGACAACTGAATGGTCGAGAATGATGAATTTTCATTCTTAATGAAATCAAATTAGCTAGATGGAAATTGAGTAAAAATCTactatttttcttttcctttttcttttttttttttaaagggtGACATTTTAGTTTTTGAAATGAGGTAGACTTGTTAGAAATGTCTTCCGGGGAGTTTATTTCTGTTTGTTAATATGTTTCAGGCAAAAAGTCTCACTTTATAGTCGCATTTTCTGTTGAAGTTAATGATGGATTTCTAATAACCAGCCTACCAGCTGAACTTATAGATACAACTGAACTGAAGCTAATTAATAACTATCAGTGGCAACCTCTTCAGACATATGTTACTatttcaaaacattttatggTCAAAGCTCATGGAATCAGATTTCGGGGGACAATTAATGATTGCAACCTTGTCATGCAACAACTCTCATATCATGTGAGTATATGCTCATTTGCAGGAAGTTTTAGAAGAAGTATGAATTCCTGGGTACTGTATACAGTTTAAAACTGTGAAAAAGGCTGCTTTAACATGGGCTTAATTTCtcttttcttatttatctttttgGAGAATAGGGTGGAGAAAATGGTGCTGTTTTGACGTTGAAAGTAAATGATATGGGAAATTATGGTTGTTATGCTGATTGTACTGACAATATCTCAATGCCATTGCACGTTAAGGCTACTGTGAATCTTATCCGAAAAAGGCCAATGAGTTCATTGGCAGTTCACAGTAAGTAacaatcatatatatatatatgtatgtatatatcttgcttgtatttttttaattttttttagccaAAGTGCatctatattaaattataactcATATCAATTTTCATTATGCTGGTGCAGCCCTTGGATCAGTtgttattattgaatttcttaTGGTTCTCTCTTTTGGAGTAGTACTTCTATTCTTCACATGTAAATGTGCAATTCTTCTTGTAAATGAAAGAAGCAGCTTCAAATTCCAAAACTCTAAACAGTCTACTCTGCGAAATTTTCAGAAGGAATCTGTAAGTGAACCATGTATTGATTTTCAAGTGTATTTGAGGCATTTTAACGTGAACTACACTAAAGTTCCAATGTTGGTTGAATTATCTTACGCAGTCAAGTGCTGATTTATCTGAGAAAACAACTGACTTAACTGGTGGTTGTTCTCGATATCTTTCTATCTACCATCGAACTTCCAGCTTTCGACAACGGTAACTAGCTTCTGACAAAAAAAACATTTTGGTAATGGATTCATAGCTAGGATAGAGGaggttttgagtttttttttattattattattattattatatattttggcTTCACTAACATGCGCTTTTTACAAATATGCCAGCTCTAGCCGTCACTTTGAAATTGCAGAATCTGAGCAGGATATACATAGCCCCTCTCAATCTACTAGAGGTCATCATCTACAGGGTCTACCTGATTTTATGCCACTTGCTATTGAGAAGGGCTCGTAAACATGTTGATCTATTGTCTAAAAATTTTGGTATTGTTCTGGTACGATTCTAACCAAAATCAGTATGATtttggtttggtttgatttttattttgactcttttttaattttaattttaatttcagtttcagctaaaattttatttttacaaataaattacaataattttacgtttattttaaaataataataaataacatcaaaataataataaaactaaaaatactAACATTCAAACAATAGTTTCAGTTTCAGTTTCAGCTCAAATTTTATCCttacaaataaaattacaatatttttatatttattttaaaataataaataaataacatcaaaataataataaaattaaagatattaacatttaaataatagtagtgttaatattaaaatatattatatacagtaaaaatattatattattttatatataattattaattatataattttgattaaaaaatgcCTGTGTAATTAATACATAAGGATATGTTATATTATTAACATATAattcatatatataattaaaaattagaaaataatattattaataatttaatgacTGCCAAACACCATTAGCATCTACGGCTACTCAAAAGTATTGAATTATGTAGCGACTCTGATAGACTGATTCGTCCCTCTTCAACTACTCATCTATCAACAGCTTATGTGAGGAAAATAAGTTTTGCTAATTTAATCCAATCAtttgaaattcatttttttcaatttcattttGTACAACCACCAAACtatattcattttttaaaagtaagacGCATAATTTACAATACTGTTAtcgtattttttaatatttcttttaatcAAGCCACTCAGCAGCTCCTATAGGACTGACCAATTATAAAAGAGaaaagttgattttttttttttaaaatcaactttaaaaaaattatacttataGATTCTCACTATAGGAATAAAATAGTCCATATAGAAAATCAAATTGTTACTTACTTGTTGAtttttgagaagagagaaaaaagatATATAATGATTTTGTTATTTTACTCGTTAAAACATGATACATATGTAGGAAAAATATAACagaaaattttaacaaaattatctactaaatcatatttaaactcgtatataataacttaaaatttaaattttattctattttcatATCATAATATATCATCAACTTTGGTATATGTCGACATCAATATTGGTATATCGGCATGGGCATTATTTTTGAATTCTTCATCTTCTAATGTAGCTATCTTGGGTTTATTAGGGTATTACTTTATTGTGACATATGCTTATTGTGGCAtggaggaattttttttttttttttgaaaatagggGATTGGGGGAGTAGAACCTTAGACCTCTCAAGTCTATTAAGATGCattttccaccaggctaagcctcGAAGTGCGCATGGAGAAACCTTTTGTTTTTCTAATTTGATTTTTCTGATATTCtatcttctctctttttttctctatcttttctcatCTTGTATTTctcacatgcttttatgaaatagCGCTGATATCAATTATTGATTTTTGAGAGGAGAGGAAGAAGAAATATAATGGTGTTATTTTATTATGTAGGAACAAAGTATACAAATTCAACAATACAACATAGTCATACGGAAAGTAGGTTACTGTCTCATTTGCAACCTACTTTTAGATAAATTAAGtggtaaattaatttttttttttttgaaataggggattGGGGAAGTAGAACCTTAGACCTCTCAAGTCTATTAAGATGCACTCTTTACTAGGCTAAGTCTTGGAGTGCGTGGTAAATCAATTCttgtcattttataaaaaatcatcACATCCTAAGCTTTGTAGCTCAGGTTATAGTTAATATTCTCAAACTATTcacaattaaaaatttcagtctCAATTTTGATTTTCTAGCACTATATCCTGCTTTTAGAATGTTCTCTTGAATTTTTTTAGCATgattattcttaaaatttttagatcTATTCTTAAGTTTCATTTGGATTTGGAATTTCTTTATTTGGATATTTGTCAGTCATATTTTGAACATTTTTGTACAACCTGTCCTGTGACTCATAtccagaaattttattttatttgattttttgtaCACACTAAAATccatacttttaaaaaaaatcaaaatatgaaATTCAATCATGtcaccttttttttatttaattagtatatgtcaattaattgaaaaaataattaagaaaatctattaaatttttatttatacatatattaacgattaaaataaaattacatttaattaaaaattttatcattagtaaaattatgtaatataattattatataataaattatattattaaaataaaataataaataattttcccTTAAAAGTTGCATTTGTTATATAGTTATTTATTGGGTGTAAGTATGTCATTAGTATTCTCCATTGAGGAAATTatgcataaatattttttttctgcaTCCTGAACataatattatcattataaatagatattataaaaatatttcttctatttttaaaattcagctaattggaaaaaagaattaaaaaaataaaattcatcagattcaaaaattaaaataaaaataaaaatcaagataTATCATATTggaaaaaagaattatttttagcaaaaatatttaataaaataggtAAATTAATATGGCAGAATAGAATAAATAAAACTGTTTTGacaattattttaatgaaaatgaaaataattaaagaatttaaagtGATTAAAAttagactaaaaaataataaaatattacatttgaTATAATATCTTAATTctcatgttttaattttttaaaattatttaaaattattaataattttattcaatacactaaattttaaaattcatttcatttaactttaatttatttcaataaagttATTTTCACTTTAATTTTGTTTCAAATGAAGTGAATTTAACCTACTATAATATATTCCTAGGTTACAACATGcaaaaaataatcattttctgtattttttttCTGCGTTTCTTCATTTTTCCATTCCTTTCATAATtcatgtttaaaaaaattaaaatttaattattaataaaattgattattttgtCTAAAATGAaatcttaatttaataaatttaataatattttatttattagttatattttattttatccattttaatattattattttagtatttactaaattaattttgtCAAATTGAATTTAAACAAAAACTaactttaatgttttaatttatttgtactCGGTGGTAAAATCATCTCaataaatctgagagatttcaGATTTTACTCTTTCAATCtccagtttttattttaaaaaaaatgttttaatttatttttctataattaataaaagttactctaaataaaagatttaaatatctcaaatataataataaagtagTTTAATAATGCCtatatttaaaatgtttaataATTAATGTTGAAAATGTAATTATCTAAAAAtcattattcttttaaaataaataatatttatttatatctaattacctgagcaattaaataattacttagcattatttataatattcaacAATCAgtaatgaaaattttcattaattttatttctatcaaatatttagtaattaatttttaaaattaattaatttttatattttactattatcttactaaaaaatcttaataaacaGATTAATATTTAATCCTTCATTatatttaacaataaattttttaaactcttattttatatattgaaattttttttcttttatttcaaaattaaaatttaaataatcatattaaatagcaagtatataacataatttaatagtagaatttaataataaaaatttattaaaaataaatattttattaataaataattttatcaattaattaaatataataggtGCGGaagaaataaaatgaataaagaattcgtaattttttttaaataatctccccataaaataatatatatatatatatatatatatatattttaaaatataaaaattcaatgaTTAAATACTAATATTGTGAGAAATTTAGCTTGGCCAAGCAGGTCGAACAAGTCTATAATAAGTGGAATTGGGTTTaaaattatgttattttttattgtttcaattaatttaagacttgttttttttaattctacTTGTATTTAACTtcacttaattaaattttttattttacaattaaaataaaattttagttcaatttgaaaataaaatttataataaagcatatgtttatgctttaaatcaagaaatttaaatttttatgattacattttttaatatattaatttaataaaatatactatCATCTATGCTGAAAATTTTATGtgttgtatatatattttttatatttaaaattaaaatttttaaaaataaaaataatttaacgcttttaaataatatttaatatagtaaactttaatatttataaattaacatattaaattattgtatatttttttatttataatctataatatatataatctacGCTAGTTAGCTGTGTCtatgatatatattaattaattttgaatgattataaatttttattagattttagaattaatatttttgttaaatGAGTTCGTCGTAATACTATTCtaactatttatattttatttagaaaatttattagatataattatttttctatttgatataatattttttttatttaataaaattttatctaagtgaaaaagagaagatattaaaaatgctaAATATGcggattatataattattatcatttataaaaattatctatttaaataaataaataaaaattatacaactctaatattaaagtattaaaaaatcaatgttataaaactcataattaagttttatccacttatttattaaacttttaaaagtTGCCACATGTTTATTTGTTGTAAAAAATAGGCACTTATGCAAGCCACTTGTCATAGTTAGAGAAAGTACGAAACTTTGCTCCATCTTGTTAGCATGCCACCATGAGTTACTAGAAAATCTATTTGGAACTAATTTCAATTTGTTTGAAATGCTCTTGTTTGTTTGTTGCGTCTCTTTAAAGAATTTTGGTAGCTAAAACTCATTGACGCAATAAGtttctaaaaaatttcttaaattaattttagaggtTAGTTTCTAAACCTAAcaattatatgaaatttaaaatttcaattcaagtattattttctctcccattgataatctgaaattcagaaaaatagggttttataagGGTTGTTTATACTTAATTTGAGAGGAGAATGCTcccccttttattcttttactctgtctgtcagtgacgtgtaacgtagggccacctgtctctgccacgTATGAGAATATCAGAACTCTACTCCATgcataacggccatttaattccatcCTGGTACGTATGCGGATGGGCCCAAAAGTGAATGGGTCAGCCTCCTTTCTTCCTCCGGGCTGGGCTGGAAGATGAGAATAGGGCTGGAACCCAAAGGAGGTCTGATCTCAGGGCCGGAAGGGCTGGGTTGGCTTAATTGGGAGATTCAATGGGGGAGTCCGGTCTTGAAGCTGAGCGGGCCTGGCCCGGTTTATTCGAGAGGCTTAGAAACCTTCAGATCATGGGCTATCATCATGAGCCTGGCCGTAGACCGAGGtagagaaatccagcggtcatcaattgcccctttaccttctcgtcagttattacatgactgatgagggggtaaatattgAGGATCATCATGACTGCGCCGCCCAAGGACAACTTTCCTCAAAACACATTTTCGTCTCATTACTGTTCCAAAATTTGAATTCTCTCTGCTTTCTCGAGACTCTTACTCTCCTTTGCTCTCTGTGCGATTTGCTTGTTCCGTCCTTCTGCTCTCTTCGTTTTCCACTGCTCATCTGCTCTAACCGCTTTTCAGGTACGTCTCTTCTCCCACCATGGATAGCCCTAGTCTCCCCGATGTCGTCAAcctagagtctagcatcaccCCGTCCAACATCAGAAACTTCATTTCCAAGGAATACCTGGATACCCCCCTTTTTCACATCCGGGCCCCTTACCGGAATGAGAGGATCAttcttcccgatcctcctcctTCTGGTCTGGCTGACCCTCAGAAGGACGTCAGCTTGGTCTTCTTTGCTAAGCAGAGGGAGTACGGTTTATCGTTTCCTTTCTCTCCCTTCTTTATCGAGGTCTTCCAGTATTTCGAGATTACCCCTCAAATGCTGACTCCTAATTCCGTTCTCTTCATGTCTTCTTTTGAATCTATttgtctgagctgggggttcacacccacTGTGCGTCTGTTCGTCACCTTCTTCAGGCTAGTCAAGGCAGTCCAAGGGTTTTACTACTTTGCCCCTCGCGGAGGGCTGTCAATTTTTACGGGTTATATGGACTCCATCAAAGGCTGGGTAGAGGGATTTGTGGTGGTGGAGTTGAAGAAGGAAACTGGGTTGGCTTGGGAGTTCGACCTCCCCTGGGAGGATGTATCTTtgggttgcaacgacctgccccagtTGAACCTTACCGATCAGGTTGGGTtcattcgactgacttctgtagaaaagaagtatgacgtcgaaaagtgCTTGTATGCGTCCAACCTTCGGGATATCAGGGACGCGGATACTTTATTCCATTTGCCTGTTTTGTCttgtttttgtgatttttattgAGCACTGTTCTGACTTGTCCTGATTTTGGACTTTTGCAGCTTCCGGAGTGAAAATGGACCAGATCAAGCCTCCCAAGAACTTTACATTGTCCCGGGAGAGCATGAACGCTGCTCTGGATGCCCTCCTGGCTGGGCGATCTGTGGGAGAAGCTGCTCAAAGGGTGGCCGAAGTCATTTCTTCCAGGTCGGCTAGctgacctcctcctcctcctccggttACTTCTCGGGCTCCCAGACCGAGCTCTCGAGGCAACAGGTCTACCAGGCCCTCTAGCCGCAATAGGTCGAGCTCGGCTTCTCAATCTGCTCAGGCCCCCAAGTCCCCACGGGCTTCTACCGAAGGGGTGAAAAAGGCTCCTAGGATCGCTCCTAGGCCGGTTGAAGACACCGAGCTGGGGAGTATGAAACCTGCTTTGCCTTCTGAGGGTGTTTTCGGGGAGAGGCTCAAGGCCTCCACAATTGAGGAGAGGGTCCCTAAAGGGGGGATGGAGATTATCCCCGCTGGAGAGGGTGTTCCGGGGGCTCCTACCGAGGCCGCCCTAGTTACCGAGGAGAAGGAGCCCGGAC
This sequence is a window from Manihot esculenta cultivar AM560-2 chromosome 4, M.esculenta_v8, whole genome shotgun sequence. Protein-coding genes within it:
- the LOC110612833 gene encoding protein GAMETE EXPRESSED 2 isoform X4; amino-acid sequence: MAIRYLIRILGFFSLFFPAFESSTSDKAKVPNFAFSWLNDNNTFQAGDTAAIKIIVLGEFDSKGNASLDKNAFNPTLTVNGKKGNSSFVSGVFLDTAGDTSTWRITFAPIRVGVFNVFINDDPFKVFDSSLHYEALPGKIYPSVCIASWMGFLNEFEAGERATIFIVPRDAFGNDVSSTAEELNSYNFTVSVLYANGSLANVPNITHVGWNELGIISIEFIAEKAGDLLLHVKGGKQTLNGSPLPLKVNPGYCDGSASIVNGSGLNDSIAGEISQFSVYLFDIFQYPAFVELGSIKVQIVRENDSYYVQPSIVPIINGNGPAQELSQKEISPAPSDVTMNISAGHFEVAASVFHVIYTSEKSGIYEIYVFCGNILLSGVQSFRKEVKAGKVDVSLSKIVKFSPKVPKLMENEIWVQLMDSFSNHVLSQQSLLKLEIASVNTSGFSTEMFVDNNDGSYTCQYMAKDVRTYEMCVSFDGVNLMPCPFGVNVYGGEYFPKAYDDKISVWEDESIAFDVLANDYFAGHNASIIEFSKPNCGSLLQDGQFFRYTPYQNYYGNDSFMYTISDVNGNLAFATVSIYVLNIPPQFISFPSQLQATEDMISPRYGGFSGFEIRSSDPMENISVTLRADFGTLFLSPLLMQFWDPFWGKFLVKREDDEAKSLTLEGCVDVMNLALQSIQYLGNVNFSGNDTVRFSANNKNGINEIAVPAFVQSINDPPFINVPKFIILKGKEDKSLIFDKARDKFEFCVGDPDLLNFPGKKSHFIVAFSVEVNDGFLITSLPAELIDTTELKLINNYQWQPLQTYVTISKHFMVKAHGIRFRGTINDCNLVMQQLSYHGGENGAVLTLKVNDMGNYGCYADCTDNISMPLHVKATVNLIRKRPMSSLAVHTLGSVVIIEFLMVLSFGVVLLFFTCKCAILLVNERSSFKFQNSKQSTLRNFQKESSSADLSEKTTDLTGGCSRYLSIYHRTSSFRQRSSRHFEIAESEQDIHSPSQSTRGHHLQGLPDFMPLAIEKGS
- the LOC110612833 gene encoding protein GAMETE EXPRESSED 2 isoform X5, which codes for MEIFIHQRDQYGNLVSGLYEFDADIVERETNLTIPVADLHFEDVVPGIQLFSFSLLEPGNFLLTISDLEHNRSISNMPFAYTVFIGYCDGSASIVNGSGLNDSIAGEISQFSVYLFDIFQYPAFVELGSIKVQIVRENDSYYVQPSIVPIINGNGPAQELSQKEISPAPSDVTMNISAGHFEVAASVFHVIYTSEKSGIYEIYVFCGNILLSGVQSFRKEVKAGKVDVSLSKIVKFSPKVPKLMENEIWVQLMDSFSNHVLSQQSLLKLEIASVNTSGFSTEMFVDNNDGSYTCQYMAKDVRTYEMCVSFDGVNLMPCPFGVNVYGGEYFPKAYDDKISVWEDESIAFDVLANDYFAGHNASIIEFSKPNCGSLLQDGQFFRYTPYQNYYGNDSFMYTISDVNGNLAFATVSIYVLNIPPQFISFPSQLQATEDMISPRYGGFSGFEIRSSDPMENISVTLRADFGTLFLSPLLMQFWDPFWGKFLVKREDDEAKSLTLEGCVDVMNLALQSIQYLGNVNFSGNDTVRFSANNKNGINEIAVPAFVQSINDPPFINVPKFIILKGKEDKSLIFDKARDKFEFCVGDPDLLNFPGKKSHFIVAFSVEVNDGFLITSLPAELIDTTELKLINNYQWQPLQTYVTISKHFMVKAHGIRFRGTINDCNLVMQQLSYHGGENGAVLTLKVNDMGNYGCYADCTDNISMPLHVKATVNLIRKRPMSSLAVHTLGSVVIIEFLMVLSFGVVLLFFTCKCAILLVNERSSFKFQNSKQSTLRNFQKESSSADLSEKTTDLTGGCSRYLSIYHRTSSFRQRSSRHFEIAESEQDIHSPSQSTRGHHLQGLPDFMPLAIEKGS